The Branchiostoma lanceolatum isolate klBraLanc5 chromosome 3, klBraLanc5.hap2, whole genome shotgun sequence DNA segment TACAGACATTTAACAATACCTTTTTGTCTGATGCTTCTTCTTGATCTTCGTAGAGTCTATAACATCCTATGTGTTCCGTACAAAATTTCTACAAATCACATTGTCCCTTAAAGCACATTTCAACACATTTGTTAGTGTTGTTCCGTGGCATGTATTTTGTCGTCTCCGAATTTCGGTCAAACAAAAATACTTGTGCGAGCTCAGGTTTGGTTCCGTGCGACGTTCTGTTTGGAACTGAGTTAAACGAGTTGTGGCACGACAGGACTTTACGCTTCCACATACAGTACTTTGGTTGAACTGAAAGGCATTCCAGTAAAAGGCAgtatctaaaaaaaatacatgcgcGCCTTTTtcggtgtacatgtatttgattggCTAGCCAATACAAAAGGAATGTTTTCAAGTCGCACGAAACTGAAGAAATAAAATCTTATTAACATTTGTTTACGATGACGTCAGATATTTGCGTCACGCAAAATCAAACACCGTTTGTTGATTGCAAACGCAAATGGCAAAGTTTGGAATGGTAAAAGTCtctctgcaagtaaaagaataGTCAGTATATATTCTGAGCTTAACGGTCATCCAAGGCGAGCGAATAGAAGAAACTTTTTAGAAAAAACTTCTTTAGCTGgacagggcctacacaggccatcTCACCGGCTCTAGAGAAACCTGTGTTTCTTAGGGTCTAACTCAAGGGACTGTGATAAAATTTCCTTTAAGCATGTTGGCCCTAAAGCCGATCGAGGAGCTGGCCTCTGTAGGCCCTGAAGCCGAGTTCCTTGCCTTTGTTGGCCCCAGAGCGAATGAGCTGGCCTTTGTGGGCCCCGTAGTCGATGAGGCCCTGAAAACAGTCTGACCTTTAGGTCAGCTTTCTTCCTGATCGCCCGAACGTTTTAAATAGATCAATTCTTTAAAAAAGTTCCTCCCGTTATGGCATCTCTCACAAGTAAGTGTTGGCGCCGTTCGACACCAGCGGCCAGGCGATCTTCTTCTCCCGCTTGGCCTCTCTATCGAACGAGGTGGTCACGTGACCGTTCTGCGGCTGCGCAGTCGTCTCTGCGGCGGAGCCCGCGGCTGCGGTTGTGGCTGTCGTCGTGACGTTCGTGTCCAGCGCGAAGCCGACGTGGTTCCTCTTGCCGAACGGCGTGGTGTAGGTGATGGCGTACGTGTTGCTGCGGTAGCACTTCATGCTGGACATGCAGAAGATCTCGCGGCAGCCGCGCCGGAAGTTCGGGTTGCAGACCCAGTAGATGAGCGGGTTGGAGACCGAGGAGGAGAACCCGATCCACACGATCGCGATGAACCACGTGGGGTCCGCGTCATCGCCACCCCGCGCATGCGCGCCGCCGCCGCCCACCGCCGCGATCACGTGACCCAAGTGGAGCAGGAAAAATGGCGACCAGGTCAGCAGGTAGACGGCGTTGACCAACAGCAGCATCTTGATGGTCTTGACCTTGGTGGCCGGGACGGTGTTTTTGGTGCGCTGCAGCTTCCGGCCGCCCACGCCGATTGTCCAGATGTGTTTGACCACGCGCATGTACAGGAGAATGATCAGCACGATGGGTACGAGATAGTCCAC contains these protein-coding regions:
- the LOC136429723 gene encoding probable G-protein coupled receptor 19 encodes the protein MAISTEVPSTLSIAPTSGNASAVFPALGMDRSSAQIVIETVTLVLLWVASVLGNVLVCIVVYRSRRLQSTTNYFVVSLACSDLLVAFLCMPFVLGRVVTNRWVFGGPMCSLVRFVQFTCPGATVYVLLSIAIDRFYTIIYPLSFKVSRTKAKQMIVLAWFFSALLAAPCFYFFQTEVFSQKTLCPTYYPGDWRGGLYVAAVFAVDYLVPIVLIILLYMRVVKHIWTIGVGGRKLQRTKNTVPATKVKTIKMLLLVNAVYLLTWSPFFLLHLGHVIAAVGGGGAHARGGDDADPTWFIAIVWIGFSSSVSNPLIYWVCNPNFRRGCREIFCMSSMKCYRSNTYAITYTTPFGKRNHVGFALDTNVTTTATTAAAGSAAETTAQPQNGHVTTSFDREAKREKKIAWPLVSNGANTYL